CCATCTGGATGGGGGTGACGAGGGTGTCGCCCTGGCCGATGGAGTAGTTGATGGAGTCACCGGCGCGCAGCCTGTTGCCCTCGAGGCAGCCCTCGTAGGCGAGCTTCTCGACGTACGAGCCGTCCTTCTTGCCGGTCTTGCACCAGGCGTCCTTGTTGGCCTCCCAGTAGTCCTTCTTCCACTGCCGGTCGGGGACGCGGCCGGTGACCTCGTTGGGGAGGTCGATGCCGGTCTCCTCGCCGAGGCCGAACTGGTGGGCGGCCTTGTAGAAGAAGTCGTTGGGGTCCTTGGGCTTCGCGCCGCCGTCCTTCTTCCACTCCTCGTGTGCCAGGCGGTAGAAGACGGTGTCGCAGGACAGCTCCAGGGCGCGGCCGAGGCTGATCGGGCCGTAGCTGGCCGACTCGAAGTTCTTGAAGACCTGGCCGCCGAGGTTGTAGGCGCTGGAGCAGTCGTACCTGCCGTCGAAGTCGTAGCCGGCCTCCACGGCGGCGGCCGAGGAGACCACCTTGAAGATGGAGCCCGGGGCCGCCTGGCCCTGGGTGGCGCGGTTGAGCAGCGGGTAGTTGGAGTCCTTGCCGGTGAGCCGCTTGTAGTCCTTGGCGGAGATGCCGCCGACCCAGGCGTTCGGGTCGTAGTCGGGGTTGGAGGCCATGGCGACCACGCGGCCGGTCTTGGCCTCCATCACCACGACCGCGCCGGCGTCGGCCTCGTAGAGCCGGTTGGTGTTGCGGTCCATCTCCTTGCGGGCGGCCTTCATGGCCTCGTTCAGCTCGTACTCGGCGACCCGCTGGACCCGCGAGTCGATGCTGGTGACGAGGTTGGAGCCGGGGGTGCCCGAGTCGGACTCGGCCTCGCCGATGACGCGGCCGAGGTTGTCGACCTCGTAGCGGGTGACGCCGGCCTTGCCGCGCAGCGCCTTGTCGTACTGGCGTTCCAGGCCGGAGCGGCCGACCTGGTCGGAGCGGAGGAAGGGCGAGTCGGTGTCCTGGGCCTTCTGCAGTTCCTCGTCGGTGACCGGCGAGAGGTAGCCGAGGACCTGGGCGGTGTTGGACTTGCCGGGGGCGGCGTAGCGGCGTACGGCCATGGGCTCGGCGGTGATGCCGGGGAAGTCCTCGGCGCGCTCGCGGATCTGGAGGGCCTGCTTGACGGTGGCCTCGTCGGTGACGGGGATCGGCTGGTAGGGCGAGCCGTTCCAGCAGGGCTGCGGGGTCTCGGCGTCGCAGAGCCGGACCTTGTCGATGACGTCCTGGGGCTTCATGCCGAGGACGCCGGCGAGCTTGGTGAGGACCGCCTTGCCGTCGTCCTTCATCTTCAGCAGGTCGGTGCGGGAGGCGGAGACCACGAGCCGGGTCTCGTTGTCGGCGAGTGGCACGCCGCGGGCGTCCAGGATCGAGCCGCGGGTGGCGGGCTGGACGACCTGCTGGACGTGGTTGCCGGACGCCTCCTCGGCGTACTCGTCGCCCTGCCGGATCTGGAGGTACCAGAGCCGGCCGCCGAGGGTGGCGAGGAGGGAGAGGACGAGGATCTGGATGACGACGAGCCGGGTCTGGACGCGTGTGCTGCGGCCGGTCTCTGGAATGTTAGTCATGGGCGCAGCCCATTCGGTTGAGGGTGGTGGTGGGCGACGGGTGGGCGTTGGTCACTGGATTACTGCCTCCCCCTCGCGATGTGCTGGTGCCCTGTCTGCTGCCGCGTCGTGCTCACAGCCGCTTGACCCCCTTGATGCGTCCGGCCCGGGCCACGCGTGCCCGCGCGGTCTTCATCCGCAGCCCGCCGCGCTGTCTGCCGATGCGCAGGCCGGTGCCGCCGGAGAGCCAGCCGGAGGAGATGTCGGGGCTCTGGGCGGCGGCGTTGGTGTCGGCCAGCGGGTCGTTGTCGGCGCGCCGGGCGAGCGCCATGACGCCGGGGACGACGAAGGGCGTGAGCAGCAGGTCGTACAGGGCCGCCGTGAACAGCAGGCTGGGCAGGCCGACGTGGCGGGCGGCGGTGTCGCCGACCAGGGCGCCGACGCCGGCGTAGAGCAGGGTGGTGCCGACGGCGGCGGCGACGACCACGACCATGGGACCGGTGGCCGACCTGAGCCGGCCGTTGTCCGGTTTGGCGAGTCCGGCGAGGTAGCCGATGACACAGAGCACCAGGGCGTAGCGTCCGGCCGCGTGGTCGGCGGGCGGGGCGAGGTCGGCGAGGAGTCCGGCGCCGAAGCCGACGAGGGCGCCGCCGACGTGGCCGTAGACCAGGGCGAGGCCGAGGACGGTGAGCAGCAGCAGGTCGGGGACGGCGCCGGGCAGGTGGAGGCGGGCGAGAACGCTGACCTGGATCACCAGGGCGACGACGACCAGGGCGACGGACAGCAGGATCCGGTTGACGCGCATGGGGTGAGAACTCCTACTGCTCGGTCTGCTCGTTCTGCTCTGTCTGGTCGTTCTGCTGTGACTGCAGGTCCTGTTGCGACTGCTCGTCCTGCGACTGCTCGTCCTGTTGTGACTGCTCGTCCTGGCCGTTCTGCGTCTGGCCCTCGGGGTCGGCCCCGGCGGACGGGGTCGCGGTGACCGTCACCGTCGGGGTGGGCTTCGGCTTCGACTTCTCCGGCAGCACCGTGTCGCGCGGATCCTTCTGCGGCGCCTGGACGACGACGCCGATGATGTCGAGCTTGGTGAAGCTGACGAACGGCGTGACTTCGAGGATGCGGGTCAGATCGCCGCCGTTGGGGTCGACGCGGGAGACGGTGCCGACGGGCACGCCGGGCACGAAGGGCTTGTCGGCCTGGGAGCCGAAGGTGACCAGCCGGTCGCCCTTCTTGACGTCGGCCTTCCCGTTGAGGAGTTCGACCCGCAGCGGGCGGCCGCCCTGTCCGGCGGCGAAGCCGAGCTCGTCGCCGGACTCCATCCGGGTGCCGACGGTGAAGTCCGGGTCGTTGGCGAGCAGCACGGTGGCGGTGTTCGGGCCGACGGTGGTGACGCGTCCGACGAGGCCGTCGCCGTTGAGGACGGTCATGTCGCGCTTGATGCCGTCATTGGCACCGACGTCGATGGTGATGGTCCACGAGAAGCCCTGGGCGGCTCCTATGGCGATGACCTGGGCGCCCTTGATCCCGTACTGTCCGGCGCCGGCCAGTCCGAGCATCTTGTCGAACTGCTGGAGCCGGCTGCGGCCGCGTTCGTCGCTGCCGAGTTTCGCCTTCAGGGCCGCGTTCTGCGTCTCCAGCTCGGCGAGGCGGTCGTGCCGGTCGCCGGAGTCGCGGATCGCGGAGACCGCGTTGCCCACCGGGTCGACCGCGGAGGAGACCCCGTTCTCGATCGGACCGAAGACGTTGGCCGCGGCCTGCCGGGCACCGTCGACCGGCGAGTCCTCCCCACCGCGGATGTCCACCGTGATCAGCGCGAACGCGACGGCGATCAGCAGTACCAGGAGCAGCCGGCTCTCTTTCGTGTCCCTCACGTGCGGCGGCCGTGCCTTCCTCGTCGAAATTCGGGAATCCCGGAATTTACGTGGCGGTGTTCAGGAATTCAGCTGATTCGGTACTTCGCGGTACGTGCGGCGCATCGCGCGCTTCCCGTACGTCCGGTACTGGAACCCTCTATATCAACGATCCGCCGCACGAGAGGAGATCGTCTCGTACGGCGGAACCGAAGTGTTACGTCATCTGCGGGGCGAGGCGTCCAGCACCTGCTGGAGCGCCTCGAACTCCTCGACGCACTTGCCGCTGCCGAGCGCCACGCTGTCGAGCGGGTCCTCGGCGATGTGGATCGGCATCCCGGTCTCCCGGCGCAGCCGCTCGTCGAGCCCGCGCAGCAGCGCGCCGCCACCGGTCAGGACGATGCCCCGGTCCATGATGTCGCCGGACAGCTCCGGCGGACACTTGTCGAGGGTCGTCTTGACGGCGTCGACGATCGCGTTGACCGGCTCCTCGATCGCCTTGCGCACTTCGGCGGCGGAGATGACGACGGTCTTGGGCAGGCCGGAGACCAGGTCCCGGCCGCGGATTTCGGTGTGCTCGTCGGAGTCGAGGTCGTACGCCGAACCGATCGTGATCTTGATCTGTTCGGCCGTGCGCTCACCCAGAAGAAGGCTGTACTCCTTCTTCACGTGCTGGATGATCGCGTTGTCCAGCTCGTCACCCGCGACGCGGATGGACTGGGCCGTGACGATGCCGCCGAGCGAGATGACCGCGACCTCCGTGGTGCCGCCGCCGATGTCCACCACCATGTTGCCCGTGGCCTCGTGGACGGGCAGGCCGGAGCCGATGGCCGCGGCCATGGGCTCCTCGATGATGTGCACCTGCCGGGCGCCGGCCTGGGACGACGCCTCGATGACGGCGCGGCGCTCGACGCCCGTGATGCCCGAGGGCACACAGACGACGACCCGCGGACGAGCCAGATACCGCCGCTTGTGGATCTTCAGGATGAAGTAGCGGAGCATCCGCTCGGTGATCTCGAAGTCGGCGATGACGCCGTCCTTCAGCGGACGCACGGCAACGATGTTGCCGGGCGTGCGCCCGATCATCTTCTTCGCTTCGGCGCCGACCGCGAGGATGCCACCGGTGTTGGTGTTGATCGCGACGACGGACGGCTCGTTGAGTACGATCCCGCGACCCCTGACGTACACCAGCGTGTTGGCGGTCCCGAGGTCGACAGCCATGTCACGGCCGATGAACGACATTGAGTTCCCCATCAGGATTCGACTGGCCTTCCCAGGAGCTTTTGAGGGCTTTTCAGGTAGGCGAAGTGGGTGCAGTGACGCGTGGAGGCTTCCATCGTAGACGCGCTTTCGCGAACACTGCGCGAGGGTCTCCGCCATTGTCAGCAGATGGCGCACCGCCTCGCTTGTGGAGACGGGCCAACGGTGGGATCCGTTCCCCCGATCAGGCGCGCATATGCCATGGGGCGGCCGCTTTCGACGCGACCGCCCCCCCTGCTCCGCCTGGGCCGTTCGACTGACGTGCTGTCAGAAAAAAGGTGTCCGTCGGGTCCTGGAGTGGACTCAGACCCGGCCCGGGAAGAAGATCTTCAGCTCGCGCTCGGCGGACTCCTCGGAGTCGGAGGCGTGGATCAGGTTCTCCCGGACGATCACGCCGTAGTCCCCGCGGATGGAGCCGGGGGCGGCGGCGATCGGGTCGGTCGGGCCGGCCAGCGCGCGCACGCCCTCGATGACCCGCTCGCCCTCGACGACCAGGGCGACGACCGGGCCGGACGCCATGAACTCGACCAGCGGCTCGTAGAAGGGCTTGCCCTTGTGCTCGCCGTAGTGCTGCTCCAGGGTCTCGCCGTCCAGGGTGCGCAGTTCCAGCGCGGTGATCTGCCAGCCGGCCTTGCGCTCGATACGGCTGATGATCTCGCCGGTCAGGCCACGACGGACGGCGTCGGGCTTGAGGAGGACGAGGCTGCGCTGGGTCACGAGGGGCTCCCTTGGAGGTGTGCGGTTGTGCGGGTGATGACTGAGGTTACCGGGCGTGTCGCGGCGCCGGTCACGCAGCGTCAGGCGATGACGGGGAGGCCCGCTCAGGCGGCGTCGGGCGCGGCCGCCTCGGCCTGGGCGGCGAATCTCGCCTTGGCCTCGTCGATCTTCCGCCCGTAGTGCACGGAGGCCCACCACAGGGCGGCGAAGGCGACGCCCAGGAAGAACATCGCCGGGACGACGAAGCCGGAGGCGATCAGCGCGATCTGGAGCGCCCAGCCGAGGGCGACGCCGCCCGGCCGGGTCACGGCGCCGCACAGCGCCACGCACAGGAACATGGCGATGCCGCAGACCGTCCACACCGTCCCCGTGGACAGGTCCGGGTCCTTCATCGCGACCAGGCCGGCGAAGCCGATCACGAAGACCTCGCCGATCAGAGTGGAAGCACAGAGCGTACGCACGGTTTCTCAGCCCCTCCCCAGGAGCAGTCGGGCCTCGCCGACGGTGATGACGGAACCGGTGACGAGGACACCGCCGCCCGCGAACTCGCCCTCCTCCTCGGCCAGCGTGATCGCGGCCTCCAGGGCGTCCGGCAGCCGTGGCTCGACCTGCACGCGGTCCTCGCCGAACACCTCGACGGCGATCCCGGCCAGCTCGTCGGCGTCCATCGCGCGGTGGCTGGAGTTCTGGGTGACGACGATCTCGGCGAAGACCGGCTCGAAGGCCTCCAGGAACCCCCGCACGTTCTTGTCGCCGCTCGCGCCGACCACGCCGATGAGCCGGCTGAACTCGAACGCCTCTCCGACGGCCTCCGCGGTGACCCGGGCGCCGGCCGGATTGTGCGCGGCGTCGAGCACCACGGTCGGCGAGCGCCGCACCACCTCCATCCGTCCGGGCGAGGCGACGGCGGCGAACGCCTTGCGGACGGTGTCGACGTCCAGCGGCTCGGGACGCTGCGCGCCCACGCCGAAGAACGCCTCGACGGCGGCCAGCGCGACGGCGGCGTTGTGCGCCTGGTGGGCGCCGTGCAGCGGCAGGTAGACCTCGGGGTACTCGCCGCCGAGGCCGCGCAGGGTCATCAACTGCCCGCCCACGGCCACCTGCCGGGAGACCACGCCGAACTCGAGTCCCTCGCGCGCGACGGTGGCGTTGACGTCCACGGCCTTCTTCAGCAGCACCTGCGCCGCGTCCACCGGCTGCTGGGCCAGGATCACGGTGGCGTCCTGCTTGACGATGCCGGCCTTCTCGGTCGCGATCTCGCCGGGCGTCTCGCCCAGTCGGTCGGTGTGGTCCAGGTCGATGGGGGTGACGACGGCGACGTCCCCGTCGATGACGTTGGTCGCGTCCCAGGAGCCGCCCATACCGACCTCGACGACGGCGACGTCCACGGGCGCGTCGGCGAACGCGGCGTACGCCATGCCCGTCAGCACCTCGAAGAAGGACAGCCGGTACTCCTGCTGGGCGTCGACCATCTCCACGTACGGCTTGATGTCCTCGTACGTCTCGACGAACCGCTCGGCGGAGATCGGGGCGCCGTCCAGGCTGATCCGCTCGGTGACCGACTGCACGTGCGGCGAGGTGTAGCGCCCGGTGCGCAGCTCGAAGGCGCCGAGCAGGGCCTCGATCATGCGCGCGGTGGAGGTCTTGCCGTTCGTCCCCGTGATGTGGATGGAGGGGTACGAGCGCTGCGGGTCGCCCAGCACGTCCATCAGCGCGGCGATCCGGGCGACGGACGGCTCCAGCTTGGTCTCGCCCCAGCGGGTCGCCAGCTCCGCCTCGACCTCGCGCAGGGCCTTGTCCACCTCGGGGTCCTCGGGACGCCCGGGCACCTCGGCCTGCGGGGGGCCGCCCTGGGTGCGCAGGGTGCGGCTGCCGGCCTCGATGACGGCGAGGTCGGGGTCGCGGGTGGTCTCCGCCGCGATGATCTGCTCGAAGGAGTCAGCGGGGTCGGGCTGGTCGTTGTCGCCGGGGTTGTCACTCACGAAGACCAGTCTACGGAGGCCGGCCGACAGAACGCCCACGGAGTGGGGTGGCTTGCGCATACAGGCGAGTGCGGCGCCGTTGTGGCTGGTCGCGCAGTTCCCCGCGCCCCTGAGTAGCGAAGGTCCCCGGCGCCCAATGCTCCGGGGACCTTCGTCGTCGTACCGGCGTCTACGCCTGCGGCAGCCGCTCCAGCTGGGCCTGGATGCGGGCGATGTCCTCGTCCGCCTTGGCCAGGCGGCCGCGGATCTTGTCGACCACGTTGTCCGGGGCCTTGGCCAGGAACGCCTCGTTGCCGAGCTTGGCGTTGGCCTGGGCCTTCTCCTTCTCGGCGGCGGCGAGGTCCTTCGCGAGGCGCTTGCGCTCGGCGGCGAAGTCGATCACGCCGGAGAGGTCGAGGGAGACCTCGACGCCCGCGACCGGGAGCGTGGCCGTCGCCGTGAAGGCGTCGCCCTCCGGCTGGAGGCGCAGCAGCTGGCGGACGGCCGCCTCGTGGGCCGCGAGGGGGCTGCCCGCGAGCGTCAGCCGGGCCGGGACCCGCTGGCCGGGCTGGAGGCCCTGGTCGGCGCGGAAGCGGCGGACCTCGGTGATCACCGACTGGACGGTCTCGATCTCCCGCTCGGCGTCCGCGTCCCGGAAGCCCCCCGGGGCGTCAGCCCCGGGAACAGACACAGCGGCGGGCCAGTCGGCGATGACGACCGACTCACCGCCGGTGAGCGTCGTCCACAGCGTCTCGGTGACGAAGGGGACGACCGGGTGGAGGAGGCGCAGCGTGACGTCCAGGACCTCGCCCAGGACGCGCTTGGAGACCTCGGCCGCCTCGCCGCCCGCCTGGAAGGTGGTCTTGGACAGCTCGACGTACCAGTCGAAGACCTCGTCCCAGGCGAAGTGGAACAGGGCGTCGGAGAGCTTCGCGAACTGGTAGTCCTCGTAGTACGCGTCGACCTCGGCGACGATCGTGTTGAGGCGGGAGAGGATCCACCGGTCGGTCGAGGACATGGCGGACGCGTCCGGCAGCGGGCCCTCGACCGTCGCGCCGTTCATCAGCGCGAAGCGGGTGGCGTTCCAGATCTTGTTGGCGAAGTTCCGGGAGCCCTGGACCCAGTCCTCGCCGATCGGGACGTCGGTGCCCGGGTTGGCACCGCGCGCGAGGGTGAAGCGGAGCGCGTCGGAGCCGTACTTGTCCATCCAGTCCAGCGGGTTGACGACGTTCCCGAAGGACTTCGACATCTTCTTGCCGTTCTGGTCACGGACCATGCCGTGCAGGGCGATGGTGTGGAACGGCGGGGTGCCGTCCATCGCGTAGAGGCCGAACATCATCATCCGGGCGACCCAGAAGAAGAGGATGTCGTAGCCGGTGACCAGGACGGAGTTCGGGTAGAACTTCGCGAGCGACTCGGTCTGCTCCGGCCAGCCGAGCGTGGAGAAGGGCCACAGGCCGGAGGAGAACCACGTGTCGAGCACGTCGTTGTCCTGCGTCCAGCCCTCGCCGCTCGGCGCCTCGTCGTCGGGGCCGACGCAGACGACCTCGCCGTTCGGCCCGTACCAGACGGGGATGCGGTGGCCCCACCACAGCTGGCGCGAGATGCACCAGTCGTGGAGGTTGTCGACCCAGTCGAAGTACCGCTTCTCCATCTCCTGCGGATGGATCTTGACCTTGCCGTCGCGGACCGCGTCGCCGGCCGCCTTGGCCAGCGGGCCGACCTTGACCCACCACTGCATGGACAGGCGCGGCTCGATGGTGGTCTTGCAGCGCGAGCAGTGGCCGACGCTGTGGACGTAGGGCCGCTTCTCGGCGACGATCCGGCCGTCGGCGCGCAGCGCGGCGACGATGGCGGAGCGGGCCTCGAGGCGGTCCAGACCCTGGAAGGGGCCGTGGGCGGTGATGACGGCGTGCTCGTCCATGACCGCGATGGCGGGCAGGTCGTGGCGCCGGCCGATCTCGAAGTCGTTCGGGTCGTGGGCGGGCGTCACCTTGACGGCGCCGGTGCCGAACTCGGGGTCGACGTGCTCGTCGGCGACGACGGGGATCGAGCGGTCGGTGAGCGGCAGCCTGATGAGCTTGCCGATCAGGTGCTTGTACCGCTCGTCCTCGGGGTGGACGGCGACGGCCGTGTCACCGAGCATCGTCTCCGCGCGGGTGGTGGCGACGACGATGGTGTCGTCCCCCTCCCCGTACTTCATGGAGACCAGCTCGCCGTCGTCGTCCTGGTACTCGACCTCGATGTCGGAGATCGCGGTCAGGCAGCGGGGGCACCAGTTGATGATGCGCTCGGCGCGGTAGATCAGCTCGTCGTCGTAGAGCCGCTTGAAGATGGTCTGGACGGCCTGCGAGAGGCCCTCGTCCATCGTGAAGCGCTCACGGGACCAGGCGACCGCGTCGCCGAGGCGGCGCATCTGCCCGCTGATCTGGCCTCCGGACTCGCCCTTCCACTGCCAGACGCGCTCGACGAACGCCTCACGGCCCAGGTCGTGCCGGGACTTGCCCTCCTTGGCCAGCTCCCGCTCGACGACGTTCTGCGTGGCGATGCCGGCGTGGTCCATGCCGGGCTGCCACAGCGTCTCGTACCCCTGCATGCGCTTGCGGCGGGTCAGGGCGTCGATGAGCGTGTGCTCGAAGGCGTGCCCGAGGTGCAGGCTGCCGGTGACGTTCGGCGGGGGGATGACGACGGTGTACGGAGGCTTCTCGCTCTTGGCGTCGGCCTCGAAGTAACCCCGTTCTACCCAGCGCTCGTACAGCTTCCCCTCTACCTCGGCCGGCGCGTACTGGGTCGGCAGTTCGGTGGTGGGTGCGGGCTGCGGCTGCTGAGAGTTCTCGGTCACGGGGGTCAGTTTAAGGGCGTCACGGCCCTGTCCCGAAACGCGTTTCCTTTGTAACGGTGCGCCCCCCGGTGACCTGCGCACGCCAGGTCTGAGTCAGGATGTCAGCATCACGTAAGCATCTGGAGGGGAACCCAGGAATGTCTCACAACCAGCCGGGCCCGTACGGCGGGCAGCCCCAGCAGCCCGGTCCGTACGGCCAGCCGGGCCCTTACGGCCAGCAGCCGCCGCAGGCGCCCCAGCCCGGCTACGGCTACCCCCAGCAGACGCCTCCCCCGCAGCCGGGCTACGGCTACCCGCAGCAGCAGCCGCAGGGCGGCGTCCCGCCGCAGACCCCTCCCTACGGCCAGCAGCCCCCGTACGGCCAGCAGCCGCCCTACGGCCAGCAGCCCTACGGCATGCCCCAGCCCCCGGCGCCGGGCGGCGGCAAGAAGAAGACCGGCCTGATCATCGGCGCGGTGGCGGTCGTGGCGGCCATCGGCGTGGGCGCGTACTTCGTGCTGGGCGGGGGCGGCGGCGCGGGCGGCCTGGAGGACGACGGCGCGCACAAGCTGACGACGCCGGCGACGGTCCTGACCGACTACAAACGCGCGAGCGAGGAGTCCGCCGAGACCGACAAGGACACGGTCGAGGACCTCAAGAAGAGCGGGGTCGAGGACGGCACGAGCGTGACCGGCTTCTACACCACCGCCGACCTGACGGGTTACGACCCCTCGGACCCGGAGACCGCTCCCGACCCGAGCGAGATGGCGACCGCCAAGGGCGTCACCTACATCGGCGCGTACGGGAAGATCTCCGACCCGGAGACCGTACTCGACAAGTTCTTCGCCGAGTTCAAGAAGGAGTCCGAGAAGAACTCCTCCTCCTCGTCCGAGACCGGCGGCGGCAAGGTGGT
The Streptomyces sp. NBC_01723 genome window above contains:
- the mrdA gene encoding penicillin-binding protein 2; this encodes MTNIPETGRSTRVQTRLVVIQILVLSLLATLGGRLWYLQIRQGDEYAEEASGNHVQQVVQPATRGSILDARGVPLADNETRLVVSASRTDLLKMKDDGKAVLTKLAGVLGMKPQDVIDKVRLCDAETPQPCWNGSPYQPIPVTDEATVKQALQIRERAEDFPGITAEPMAVRRYAAPGKSNTAQVLGYLSPVTDEELQKAQDTDSPFLRSDQVGRSGLERQYDKALRGKAGVTRYEVDNLGRVIGEAESDSGTPGSNLVTSIDSRVQRVAEYELNEAMKAARKEMDRNTNRLYEADAGAVVVMEAKTGRVVAMASNPDYDPNAWVGGISAKDYKRLTGKDSNYPLLNRATQGQAAPGSIFKVVSSAAAVEAGYDFDGRYDCSSAYNLGGQVFKNFESASYGPISLGRALELSCDTVFYRLAHEEWKKDGGAKPKDPNDFFYKAAHQFGLGEETGIDLPNEVTGRVPDRQWKKDYWEANKDAWCKTGKKDGSYVEKLAYEGCLEGNRLRAGDSINYSIGQGDTLVTPIQMATIYAAIANGGTLYDPSIGKAVVSPDGKQVSAIEPESHGKLPISKTTLAKMDDALAGVATRGTAAWRFGGWPQDEIPMHAKTGTAEVHGKQTTSWFATYTKDYSIVMTISQGGTGSGASGPAVRNIYDALYGVSDDGAIDKKKALLPQPQAKLPTIKADGTIPAPKMPRDVVKDLQPDEKLSPEEEYAPVEEQQQGATPPTQNTENRDTRRRRRRGGPGRRSTGGGHGSRRART
- the mreD gene encoding rod shape-determining protein MreD, which gives rise to MRVNRILLSVALVVVALVIQVSVLARLHLPGAVPDLLLLTVLGLALVYGHVGGALVGFGAGLLADLAPPADHAAGRYALVLCVIGYLAGLAKPDNGRLRSATGPMVVVVAAAVGTTLLYAGVGALVGDTAARHVGLPSLLFTAALYDLLLTPFVVPGVMALARRADNDPLADTNAAAQSPDISSGWLSGGTGLRIGRQRGGLRMKTARARVARAGRIKGVKRL
- the mreC gene encoding rod shape-determining protein MreC — encoded protein: MRDTKESRLLLVLLIAVAFALITVDIRGGEDSPVDGARQAAANVFGPIENGVSSAVDPVGNAVSAIRDSGDRHDRLAELETQNAALKAKLGSDERGRSRLQQFDKMLGLAGAGQYGIKGAQVIAIGAAQGFSWTITIDVGANDGIKRDMTVLNGDGLVGRVTTVGPNTATVLLANDPDFTVGTRMESGDELGFAAGQGGRPLRVELLNGKADVKKGDRLVTFGSQADKPFVPGVPVGTVSRVDPNGGDLTRILEVTPFVSFTKLDIIGVVVQAPQKDPRDTVLPEKSKPKPTPTVTVTATPSAGADPEGQTQNGQDEQSQQDEQSQDEQSQQDLQSQQNDQTEQNEQTEQ
- a CDS encoding rod shape-determining protein encodes the protein MSFIGRDMAVDLGTANTLVYVRGRGIVLNEPSVVAINTNTGGILAVGAEAKKMIGRTPGNIVAVRPLKDGVIADFEITERMLRYFILKIHKRRYLARPRVVVCVPSGITGVERRAVIEASSQAGARQVHIIEEPMAAAIGSGLPVHEATGNMVVDIGGGTTEVAVISLGGIVTAQSIRVAGDELDNAIIQHVKKEYSLLLGERTAEQIKITIGSAYDLDSDEHTEIRGRDLVSGLPKTVVISAAEVRKAIEEPVNAIVDAVKTTLDKCPPELSGDIMDRGIVLTGGGALLRGLDERLRRETGMPIHIAEDPLDSVALGSGKCVEEFEALQQVLDASPRR
- the ndk gene encoding nucleoside-diphosphate kinase, translated to MTQRSLVLLKPDAVRRGLTGEIISRIERKAGWQITALELRTLDGETLEQHYGEHKGKPFYEPLVEFMASGPVVALVVEGERVIEGVRALAGPTDPIAAAPGSIRGDYGVIVRENLIHASDSEESAERELKIFFPGRV
- a CDS encoding DUF4233 domain-containing protein gives rise to the protein MRTLCASTLIGEVFVIGFAGLVAMKDPDLSTGTVWTVCGIAMFLCVALCGAVTRPGGVALGWALQIALIASGFVVPAMFFLGVAFAALWWASVHYGRKIDEAKARFAAQAEAAAPDAA
- the folC gene encoding bifunctional tetrahydrofolate synthase/dihydrofolate synthase; the encoded protein is MSDNPGDNDQPDPADSFEQIIAAETTRDPDLAVIEAGSRTLRTQGGPPQAEVPGRPEDPEVDKALREVEAELATRWGETKLEPSVARIAALMDVLGDPQRSYPSIHITGTNGKTSTARMIEALLGAFELRTGRYTSPHVQSVTERISLDGAPISAERFVETYEDIKPYVEMVDAQQEYRLSFFEVLTGMAYAAFADAPVDVAVVEVGMGGSWDATNVIDGDVAVVTPIDLDHTDRLGETPGEIATEKAGIVKQDATVILAQQPVDAAQVLLKKAVDVNATVAREGLEFGVVSRQVAVGGQLMTLRGLGGEYPEVYLPLHGAHQAHNAAVALAAVEAFFGVGAQRPEPLDVDTVRKAFAAVASPGRMEVVRRSPTVVLDAAHNPAGARVTAEAVGEAFEFSRLIGVVGASGDKNVRGFLEAFEPVFAEIVVTQNSSHRAMDADELAGIAVEVFGEDRVQVEPRLPDALEAAITLAEEEGEFAGGGVLVTGSVITVGEARLLLGRG
- a CDS encoding valine--tRNA ligase; translation: MTENSQQPQPAPTTELPTQYAPAEVEGKLYERWVERGYFEADAKSEKPPYTVVIPPPNVTGSLHLGHAFEHTLIDALTRRKRMQGYETLWQPGMDHAGIATQNVVERELAKEGKSRHDLGREAFVERVWQWKGESGGQISGQMRRLGDAVAWSRERFTMDEGLSQAVQTIFKRLYDDELIYRAERIINWCPRCLTAISDIEVEYQDDDGELVSMKYGEGDDTIVVATTRAETMLGDTAVAVHPEDERYKHLIGKLIRLPLTDRSIPVVADEHVDPEFGTGAVKVTPAHDPNDFEIGRRHDLPAIAVMDEHAVITAHGPFQGLDRLEARSAIVAALRADGRIVAEKRPYVHSVGHCSRCKTTIEPRLSMQWWVKVGPLAKAAGDAVRDGKVKIHPQEMEKRYFDWVDNLHDWCISRQLWWGHRIPVWYGPNGEVVCVGPDDEAPSGEGWTQDNDVLDTWFSSGLWPFSTLGWPEQTESLAKFYPNSVLVTGYDILFFWVARMMMFGLYAMDGTPPFHTIALHGMVRDQNGKKMSKSFGNVVNPLDWMDKYGSDALRFTLARGANPGTDVPIGEDWVQGSRNFANKIWNATRFALMNGATVEGPLPDASAMSSTDRWILSRLNTIVAEVDAYYEDYQFAKLSDALFHFAWDEVFDWYVELSKTTFQAGGEAAEVSKRVLGEVLDVTLRLLHPVVPFVTETLWTTLTGGESVVIADWPAAVSVPGADAPGGFRDADAEREIETVQSVITEVRRFRADQGLQPGQRVPARLTLAGSPLAAHEAAVRQLLRLQPEGDAFTATATLPVAGVEVSLDLSGVIDFAAERKRLAKDLAAAEKEKAQANAKLGNEAFLAKAPDNVVDKIRGRLAKADEDIARIQAQLERLPQA